In Musa acuminata AAA Group cultivar baxijiao chromosome BXJ2-8, Cavendish_Baxijiao_AAA, whole genome shotgun sequence, one genomic interval encodes:
- the LOC103999217 gene encoding alpha-1,3-arabinosyltransferase XAT2, with translation MAKALRNLNRAKPQSCGVGLLAVLILVSLSYVTMSRTNKMRISIATSQLPPLLKVNSTSMASDKSDGHDDSSQDGVKAGRIEKSSSVDHVEVPVTYSRGELGGMKPEKKPICDLSNRKSEVCEADGDVRIIGKDTRMVYVAPPQFGDSGGGESWTIKPYARKWDAGSGARVREVTMKLVNGYGDDTRCSVNHTVPALVFAIGGWTGNFFHDFADVLVPLFQTAYPFGGEVQFLVANMKPEWVKKYQLYFRKLSRYEIIEYDNDDTVRCFKHVTLGLRCSSIEDFQMEPSKSPHGYSMVDFAKFTRSAFSLQRDHSWRSDEQHNKKPRLMIIRRARTRKFMNVEEIVQMAKEVGYDVVVAEADDDISTFSRVVNSCDVLMGVHGAALTNMVFLPTNAVVIQVVPWGNLDWIAGHYFRDPSKQMKVNYLEYSISEEETTLSELYPRDHAVFKDPMSLHHQGWDTFSRIFLQEQNVRLDVNRFRPFLERALDILSQQPRE, from the exons atggcgAAGGCGTTGAGGAACCTCAACCGCGCAAAGCCTCAAAGTTGTGGAGTAGGATTGCTTGCTGTATTGATCCTGGTCTCCCTGTCCTATGTTACGATGTCGAGGACGAACAAGATGCGCATATCAATTG CAACTTCACAGCTTCCACCATTGTTGAAGGTCAACTCCACCTCTATGGCATCTGATAAATCCGATGGACATGACGATTCTTCACAAG ATGGTGTCAAAGCAGGAAGAATCGAGAAGAGTTCTTCTGTCGATCATGTCGAGGTCCCGGTAACATACAGTCGAGGTGAATTAG GTGGGATGAAGCCAGAGAAGAAGCCAATATGTGATCTTTCAAACAGAAAGTCCGAGGTGTGTGAGGCAGACGGCGATGTCAGAATCATCGGCAAGGACACCAGGATGGTGTACGTGGCTCCTCCTCAGTTCGGCGACAGCGGAGGAGGCGAATCATGGACCATCAAACCTTATGCACGAAAGTGGGATGCAGGATCAGGAGCTCGTGTTCGCGAGGTGACCATGAAACTAGTCAATGGCTATGGAGACGATACGCGTTGCTCCGTGAACCACACCGTCCCCGCATTGGTGTTCGCCATCGGCGGATGGACCGGAAACTTCTTCCACGACTTCGCCGACGTGCTTGTCCCTCTCTTCCAGACTGCCTACCCTTTCGGCGGCGAGGTCCAGTTCCTCGTAGCCAACATGAAGCCAGAATGGGTCAAGAAATATCAGCTCTACTTCAGAAAGCTCTCCCGGTACGAGATCATCGAGTATGACAACGACGACACCGTCCGTTGCTTCAAGCATGTGACTCTCGGTCTTAGATGCAGCAGCATCGAGGACTTCCAAATGGAGCCCTCAAAATCTCCGCACGGCTACAGTATGGTTGACTTCGCCAAGTTCACCAGAAGCGCTTTCTCTCTCCAGAGAGACCACTCGTGGAGGAGCGACGAACAACACAACAAGAAGCCGAGGCTAATGATCATAAGGAGAGCCCGAACAAGAAAATTCATGAACGTAGAAGAGATTGTTCAGATGGCCAAAGAGGTGGGGTATGACGTTGTGGTGGCTGAGGCAGACGATGACATTTCCACGTTCTCGCGCGTCGTGAACTCGTGCGATGTGTTGATGGGCGTTCATGGAGCAGCGCTTACTAATATGGTGTTCCTCCCCACCAACGCCGTCGTGATACAAGTAGTTCCCTGGGGTAACCTCGACTGGATAGCTGGCCACTACTTCAGGGATCCTTCCAAGCAAATGAAGGTGAACTACTTGGAATACAGCATAAGCGAGGAGGAGACGACCCTCTCAGAGTTGTACCCGAGAGACCATGCCGTCTTCAAGGACCCCATGTCACTGCACCATCAAGGATGGGATACATTTTCCAGGATCTTCCTACAGGAACAGAACGTGAGGCTCGATGTGAACAGGTTTAGGCCTTTCCTGGAACGTGCCCTGGACATTCTAAGCCAACAGCCGAGAGAATGA